Proteins encoded within one genomic window of Amycolatopsis sp. 2-15:
- a CDS encoding DUF2000 domain-containing protein — protein sequence MTEESSRIGFAPDEVDPTVSTRAARLKWVVVVDRGLPPGRAMNAAICAAAATATNVTGLLGDDAVDADGQAHPGLPWAGCSVLAADGPALRTIRAKAMASPGCFVADMPAVAQHTLVYAEYLAGVKETTGEALDYYAVSIIGPRNRVAKIVGKLPLLP from the coding sequence TTGACCGAGGAAAGTTCGCGGATCGGGTTCGCTCCGGACGAGGTCGATCCGACCGTGTCGACGCGGGCGGCTCGCTTGAAGTGGGTGGTCGTGGTCGACCGCGGTCTGCCGCCGGGGCGCGCGATGAACGCGGCGATCTGCGCGGCCGCGGCGACGGCGACGAACGTCACCGGGCTGCTCGGGGACGACGCCGTGGATGCCGACGGGCAGGCGCACCCCGGGCTGCCGTGGGCGGGGTGTTCGGTGCTGGCCGCCGACGGTCCGGCGCTGCGCACCATCCGCGCCAAGGCCATGGCGTCGCCCGGGTGCTTCGTGGCGGACATGCCGGCGGTCGCGCAGCACACGCTGGTGTACGCGGAATACCTCGCCGGTGTCAAAGAAACCACCGGCGAGGCACTCGACTACTACGCGGTGAGCATCATCGGCCCGCGCAACCGGGTCGCCAAGATCGTCGGGAAGCTGCCGTTGCTCCCGTGA
- a CDS encoding Lrp/AsnC family transcriptional regulator — MDELDKAILRELQSDVRKTNRDVAAAVGVSPTTALDRTRALRQRGIIQGATLDVNLPAIGRSVQALVAVRVRPPSRRVIEGFRNWVTTLPDILGLYVTTGTEDFILHVAVPDNASLYAFVIDQLTARPEVADVRTSIVYEHLRNTRITPVER, encoded by the coding sequence GTGGACGAACTTGATAAGGCGATCCTGCGGGAACTGCAGTCAGACGTCCGGAAGACCAACCGCGACGTCGCCGCCGCCGTCGGCGTCTCACCCACCACGGCCCTCGACCGCACCCGCGCGCTTCGCCAGCGTGGCATCATCCAGGGCGCGACCCTCGACGTGAACCTGCCCGCCATCGGCCGCTCGGTTCAGGCCCTCGTCGCGGTCCGCGTGCGCCCGCCGTCGCGCCGCGTCATCGAAGGCTTCCGCAACTGGGTCACCACCCTGCCCGACATCCTCGGCCTCTACGTCACGACCGGCACCGAGGACTTCATCCTCCACGTCGCGGTCCCCGACAACGCCAGCCTCTACGCCTTCGTGATCGACCAGCTCACCGCGCGCCCCGAAGTGGCCGACGTCCGCACGTCGATCGTCTACGAACACCTGCGCAACACCCGCATCACGCCGGTGGAACGCTGA
- a CDS encoding CGNR zinc finger domain-containing protein translates to MEPEVFPLGLSDHPALAFLNTAATAESRELIPHGAGFVQWLELTRLIDEQDRNAVLDHFAPAELDAAAREAVDLRERLRPVVQTWAGGDPTAPDEPFLAALNAILAESGRSRQVRRSGADLDLQDRWTWTTPRSLLSPVAEAAADLFVHGDRSLVRNCEGPECPLWFYDRTKAHRRRWCSMATCGNRAKVREFRARATKEVP, encoded by the coding sequence ATGGAGCCGGAAGTGTTCCCGCTCGGGTTGAGCGACCATCCGGCCCTCGCGTTCCTCAACACCGCGGCCACCGCCGAAAGCCGCGAGCTGATCCCCCACGGAGCGGGTTTCGTGCAGTGGCTCGAGCTCACCCGGCTGATCGACGAACAAGACCGGAACGCGGTGCTCGATCACTTCGCCCCCGCCGAACTCGACGCCGCGGCCCGCGAAGCCGTCGACCTGCGCGAGCGCCTTCGTCCGGTGGTCCAGACGTGGGCGGGCGGCGATCCCACCGCACCGGACGAGCCGTTTTTGGCCGCGTTGAACGCCATTCTCGCCGAAAGCGGCCGCAGCCGGCAGGTCCGCCGATCCGGCGCCGACCTCGATCTGCAGGACCGGTGGACGTGGACCACGCCCCGGTCGCTCCTCTCCCCCGTCGCGGAAGCGGCAGCCGACCTGTTCGTCCACGGCGACCGGTCCCTGGTCCGCAACTGCGAGGGCCCGGAGTGCCCCCTGTGGTTCTACGACCGCACCAAGGCGCACCGCCGCCGCTGGTGCTCCATGGCGACGTGCGGGAACCGGGCCAAAGTGCGGGAATTCCGAGCTCGGGCCACGAAGGAAGTCCCGTAG
- a CDS encoding FMN-dependent NADH-azoreductase produces the protein MTTVLHISASPRGAASDSGALAAAFLESYQDARPGTVVKTLDLWDGSLPQFGPAGASAKLAVFAGGAPEGEQAEVWAQAQALTDQFTSADAYVFSIPMWNAGVPYVFKQWVDIITQRGTVFGFDPAAGYSGLVNGKKAATIYTSGVYSEGVPIQFGADFHSTYVKDWLRFVGVTDVTEVRFQPTILTGTRNQDRDAALVAARDAGNAF, from the coding sequence ATGACAACCGTTCTGCACATCTCGGCCAGTCCGCGAGGTGCCGCGTCGGATTCGGGTGCGCTGGCCGCGGCGTTCCTGGAGTCGTACCAGGACGCCCGCCCCGGCACGGTCGTGAAGACGCTGGACCTCTGGGACGGCTCGCTGCCGCAGTTCGGACCGGCCGGCGCGAGTGCCAAGCTCGCCGTGTTCGCCGGCGGGGCACCCGAAGGCGAGCAGGCCGAGGTGTGGGCGCAGGCCCAGGCGCTCACCGACCAGTTCACCTCGGCCGACGCCTACGTCTTCAGCATTCCCATGTGGAACGCGGGCGTGCCGTACGTCTTCAAGCAGTGGGTCGACATCATCACTCAGCGCGGCACGGTCTTCGGCTTCGACCCGGCCGCCGGTTACTCGGGGCTGGTCAACGGCAAGAAGGCCGCCACGATCTACACCAGCGGCGTCTACTCCGAAGGCGTTCCCATCCAGTTCGGCGCCGACTTCCACTCCACGTACGTGAAGGACTGGCTGCGCTTCGTCGGCGTCACCGACGTCACCGAGGTCCGCTTCCAGCCCACGATCCTCACGGGCACCCGCAACCAGGACCGCGACGCGGCCCTGGTCGCCGCCCGTGACGCGGGCAACGCGTTCTAG
- a CDS encoding polysaccharide lyase family 7 protein codes for MRKETAMRMRAALVVLAIPAFVAATALSAEAAPATGQSVLGSPSVAPGGNFDLSTWQLQEPVGSPGSPTTISSSRLQGPNGFQDSYFYTDTRDGAMTFWAPEKGVTTPNSNYARSELREMNRDGSAANWSLSGSHKLNATLRVVSVTSNVCVGQVHLGTGGSSTKPLLELYYRSSGDIVLGTENSPDGGQTLHTVGHVAVGKTWTYTIGISGGNTIDLTVNGSTTHYSIPSSFKAYKQYFKAGSYNQSSSSSTTKGARVAFYGLTISHS; via the coding sequence GTGCGAAAGGAAACTGCGATGCGCATGCGCGCCGCGCTCGTCGTGCTGGCGATTCCCGCCTTCGTGGCTGCAACCGCGTTGTCCGCGGAGGCAGCGCCGGCCACCGGTCAGTCCGTGTTGGGCAGCCCGTCCGTGGCTCCTGGCGGCAACTTCGACCTGTCGACCTGGCAGCTCCAGGAGCCCGTCGGCTCACCGGGCTCGCCGACCACCATCTCGTCGTCCCGGCTGCAAGGGCCGAACGGGTTTCAGGACAGCTATTTCTACACCGACACGCGCGATGGCGCGATGACGTTCTGGGCGCCGGAAAAGGGCGTCACCACCCCCAATTCGAACTACGCCCGATCCGAGCTGAGGGAGATGAACCGCGACGGTTCGGCCGCCAACTGGTCGCTGAGCGGATCCCACAAGCTCAACGCCACACTGCGCGTGGTGTCGGTGACGTCGAACGTGTGCGTCGGTCAGGTCCACCTCGGCACCGGCGGCTCGTCGACGAAACCGTTGCTGGAGCTGTACTATCGCTCCAGCGGCGACATCGTGCTGGGCACGGAGAACTCGCCCGACGGCGGCCAGACCCTGCACACCGTCGGCCACGTCGCGGTGGGCAAGACCTGGACCTACACGATCGGGATCTCCGGCGGCAACACCATCGACCTCACCGTGAACGGAAGCACGACGCACTACAGCATTCCGTCGTCGTTCAAGGCGTACAAGCAGTACTTCAAGGCCGGTTCGTACAACCAGTCCTCGTCGAGCAGCACGACGAAGGGCGCTCGCGTCGCCTTCTACGGGCTGACGATCTCGCACAGCTGA
- a CDS encoding FCD domain-containing protein: MCERRDRSSVVTELTEHLERLRRPESLAADLDADLEFHGTMCRLAGNQLLLQSREGISSLARITMLAAGPTWPTSATRPSSTSSPAAIRPRAASSWPTTWLPHEIGSSGASRPQP, from the coding sequence CTGTGCGAGCGGCGCGACCGGTCGTCGGTCGTCACCGAGCTGACCGAACACCTGGAGCGGCTTCGCCGGCCGGAGTCCCTCGCCGCGGACCTCGACGCCGACCTGGAGTTCCACGGCACCATGTGCCGGCTGGCCGGCAACCAGCTGCTGCTGCAGTCGCGGGAGGGCATCAGCAGCCTGGCGCGCATCACGATGCTCGCGGCGGGGCCAACATGGCCTACGAGCGCCACGCGCCCATCGTCGACCTCATCGCCCGCGGCGATTCGGCCGCGTGCAGCGAGTTCCTGGCCGACCACATGGCTTCCGCACGAGATCGGCTCATCCGGAGCATCTCGACCCCAGCCGTGA
- a CDS encoding class II fructose-bisphosphate aldolase: protein MELQVGVEVRGEGLRPAKPLQVFGQLGDDRRPVAPLAQPPRRDRLQAEADFEEVFDLLGRHFAHADQAAIPAFTCYGADTALAVVSAAEEPGLPVILLVAPSAAEPRLIRTLRAIADAAAVPVCVQLEHAKDEALIGMAIEHGVDAVLADGSHLPPEANAAFVRAVRDFAAPRGVVVEAELGSVPGAEDRAEAVEVSGKTDPAQVGPFLAASGARLLACGVGNVHGRYRGAPDLDWPRLARIRAEAGPVPLVLHGASGLSPADLRRCGAAGVGKVNVNTELRTAMLATLEAGVGPARASGEDMLALTRSVLDKATGVARTVLETLGG, encoded by the coding sequence GTGGAACTCCAGGTCGGCGTCGAGGTCCGCGGCGAGGGACTCCGGCCGGCGAAGCCGCTCCAGGTGTTCGGTCAGCTCGGTGACGACCGACGACCGGTCGCGCCGCTCGCACAGCCGCCGCGCCGCGATCGTCTCCAGGCCGAGGCGGACTTCGAAGAGGTCTTCGACCTCCTGGGGCGACACTTCGCGCACGCCGACCAGGCGGCCATTCCCGCGTTCACCTGCTACGGGGCGGACACCGCGCTGGCGGTGGTGAGCGCGGCGGAGGAGCCCGGCCTGCCCGTGATCCTGCTGGTGGCGCCCTCGGCCGCCGAGCCGCGCCTGATCCGGACGCTGCGCGCGATCGCCGACGCGGCGGCCGTCCCGGTGTGCGTGCAGCTCGAGCACGCGAAGGACGAGGCGTTGATCGGCATGGCGATCGAGCACGGTGTGGACGCCGTGCTCGCGGACGGCTCCCACCTGCCGCCGGAAGCGAATGCGGCGTTCGTCCGCGCGGTCCGGGATTTCGCCGCGCCGCGCGGCGTCGTCGTGGAAGCGGAGCTCGGCAGCGTTCCCGGCGCCGAAGACCGAGCGGAAGCCGTTGAGGTGTCCGGCAAAACCGATCCGGCGCAGGTCGGGCCGTTCCTCGCGGCCTCGGGGGCCCGGCTGCTCGCGTGCGGCGTCGGCAACGTCCACGGCCGCTACCGCGGCGCACCCGACCTCGACTGGCCGCGGCTGGCCCGCATCCGCGCCGAGGCCGGACCCGTCCCGCTCGTCCTGCACGGCGCGTCCGGTCTGTCGCCGGCCGACCTGCGCCGCTGCGGTGCCGCCGGTGTCGGCAAGGTGAACGTCAACACCGAGCTCCGCACCGCGATGCTCGCAACCCTGGAAGCCGGCGTCGGCCCGGCCCGCGCGTCCGGTGAGGACATGCTGGCGCTCACCCGTTCGGTGCTGGACAAGGCGACCGGCGTCGCGCGCACGGTGCTCGAAACCCTCGGCGGTTGA
- a CDS encoding epoxide hydrolase family protein: MVAEPFEAHVSEADIADLRERLRRTRWPEAETVDDWSQGLPLAYAQELCRTWAEDYDFGFAARLNAFPQFRDTVDGLGIHFLHVRSPEPDAFPLVITHGWPGSVLEFLDVLGPLTDPRAHGGDPADAFHVVAPSLPGYGWSDKPVKAGWGVERTARAWDSLMVSLGYERYGAQGGDWGSAVTGVLGEVAPGRVAGVHVNMAAAPLGQFDDPTPEEQAALAAAQEFGRTGRGYSGQQSTRPQTLGYGLTDSPAGQAAWIAEKFWAWTDNNGHPEDALTRRQILDAISVYWFTASATSSARLYWESFGTGFRGKITAPSGISLYPKEITRPSRREAELRFTDLRWFEQLPHGGHFAAMEEPESLVEQVRGFFRLVR; this comes from the coding sequence GTGGTTGCGGAACCGTTCGAGGCCCACGTGAGCGAGGCCGACATCGCGGACCTGCGGGAACGGTTGCGCCGCACGCGGTGGCCCGAGGCCGAGACCGTGGACGACTGGTCGCAGGGGTTGCCGCTGGCCTACGCGCAGGAGCTGTGCCGCACCTGGGCCGAGGACTACGACTTCGGCTTCGCCGCCCGGCTGAACGCGTTCCCGCAGTTCCGCGACACCGTCGACGGGCTCGGGATCCACTTCCTGCACGTCCGCTCGCCCGAGCCGGACGCGTTTCCGCTGGTGATCACGCACGGGTGGCCCGGCTCGGTGCTCGAGTTCCTCGACGTGCTGGGCCCGCTCACCGACCCGCGCGCCCACGGGGGAGACCCGGCGGACGCGTTCCACGTGGTCGCGCCGTCGCTGCCCGGGTACGGGTGGAGTGACAAGCCGGTGAAGGCCGGGTGGGGTGTGGAGCGCACGGCGCGGGCCTGGGACAGCCTGATGGTTTCCCTGGGCTACGAACGCTACGGCGCCCAGGGCGGCGACTGGGGCTCGGCCGTGACCGGCGTGCTCGGCGAAGTCGCGCCGGGGCGGGTGGCGGGCGTCCACGTGAACATGGCGGCCGCGCCGCTGGGGCAGTTCGACGACCCGACGCCCGAGGAGCAGGCGGCGCTCGCCGCAGCTCAGGAGTTCGGCCGCACCGGCCGCGGGTACTCCGGCCAGCAGTCCACGCGCCCGCAGACGCTCGGTTACGGCCTCACCGACTCGCCCGCCGGCCAGGCCGCCTGGATCGCCGAGAAGTTCTGGGCGTGGACCGACAACAACGGCCACCCGGAAGACGCGCTCACCCGCCGCCAGATCCTCGACGCGATCTCCGTGTACTGGTTCACGGCCTCGGCCACGTCGTCGGCGCGGCTGTACTGGGAGAGCTTCGGCACCGGGTTCCGGGGCAAGATCACCGCGCCGTCCGGGATCTCGTTGTACCCCAAGGAGATCACGCGGCCGTCGCGCCGCGAGGCCGAGTTGCGGTTCACCGACCTGCGCTGGTTCGAACAGCTGCCGCACGGCGGGCACTTCGCCGCGATGGAGGAGCCGGAGTCGCTCGTCGAGCAGGTGCGCGGGTTCTTCCGCCTGGTGCGCTGA
- a CDS encoding cation diffusion facilitator family transporter: protein MGHGHGHGHTAAPASASGRYLRALLIALVIGAGFMVLEFVVGFTTGSLALISDAAHMFTDVLGVGMALAAIVLARRSGPTLSRTFGMYRAEVLAALGNAVLLFGVAGYVLVEAIGRLTDPPEVAGLPVLLAAGAGLVANIVSFFVLRSGARESLNVRGAYLEVLADLIGSVGVLISGAITLTTGWRYADPIIGVAIGLFVLPRTWTLARRALRILFQHAPNTVDVGAISTELAALPGVSDVHDLHVWTLTSGMEVASAHLTMNDEAEQSTVLTKAQDLLAARYSINHATLQVEGPQCARRCQELSW, encoded by the coding sequence ATGGGCCACGGCCACGGACATGGGCACACCGCCGCCCCGGCGAGCGCGTCCGGCCGCTACCTGCGCGCGTTGCTGATCGCCCTCGTCATCGGCGCGGGCTTCATGGTGCTGGAGTTCGTGGTGGGCTTCACCACGGGCTCGCTGGCCCTGATCTCCGACGCCGCCCACATGTTCACCGACGTCCTGGGCGTCGGTATGGCGCTCGCCGCGATCGTCCTGGCGCGCCGCAGCGGGCCGACGCTCAGCCGCACGTTCGGCATGTACCGCGCCGAAGTGCTCGCCGCGCTGGGCAACGCGGTGCTGCTGTTCGGCGTCGCCGGATACGTGTTGGTGGAGGCCATCGGCCGCCTCACCGACCCGCCCGAGGTGGCGGGCCTGCCGGTGCTGCTGGCCGCCGGCGCGGGCCTGGTCGCCAACATCGTGTCGTTCTTCGTGCTGCGCTCGGGCGCGCGCGAAAGCCTCAATGTCCGCGGCGCGTACCTCGAGGTGCTCGCCGACCTGATCGGCTCCGTCGGCGTGCTGATCAGCGGCGCGATCACCCTGACCACGGGCTGGCGCTACGCCGACCCGATCATCGGTGTCGCCATCGGCCTGTTCGTGCTGCCCCGCACGTGGACCCTGGCGCGCCGCGCGCTGCGCATCCTGTTCCAGCACGCCCCGAACACCGTCGACGTCGGCGCGATCAGCACGGAGCTCGCGGCCCTGCCGGGCGTCTCCGACGTCCACGACCTGCACGTCTGGACTCTCACCTCCGGCATGGAGGTCGCGTCGGCGCACCTCACGATGAACGACGAGGCCGAGCAGTCCACCGTGCTCACCAAGGCGCAGGACCTCCTGGCGGCCCGGTACTCCATCAACCACGCGACGCTGCAGGTCGAAGGACCGCAGTGCGCGCGCCGGTGTCAGGAACTGTCCTGGTAG
- a CDS encoding MBL fold metallo-hydrolase, with the protein MSERISSQRQEFGIGVIGGPTTVVDIAGLRFVVDPTFDEPGPHAYLTKLEGPAVDEAGLGDVDVVLVSHAAHPDNLDAKGKEYALAAKTLLTGVNSAKLLGDNARGLEAWETITIPRGDGDGDLTVQAVPAEHGPSDGDRDDSGYINSQVIGFVLSGTDLPTVYLSGDNASVRVAAEIANKVQPIDVAVLFAGAARVAAKFDGRPLTLTSERAAAVAAVLGAKTVLPAHIQGWAHFSEGIDTFRPAFDDAGLAHVLALAEPGEWNVVGKQS; encoded by the coding sequence GTGAGTGAGCGCATCAGTTCGCAGCGGCAGGAGTTCGGGATCGGCGTGATCGGGGGGCCGACCACCGTCGTGGACATCGCGGGCCTGCGGTTCGTGGTGGACCCGACGTTCGACGAGCCGGGCCCGCACGCCTACCTGACGAAGCTCGAGGGTCCGGCCGTCGACGAAGCCGGGCTCGGCGACGTCGACGTCGTGCTCGTGAGCCACGCCGCCCACCCCGACAACCTGGACGCCAAGGGCAAGGAATACGCCCTCGCCGCCAAGACGCTCCTGACCGGCGTCAACTCCGCGAAGCTGCTCGGCGACAACGCCCGGGGCCTCGAGGCCTGGGAGACCATCACCATCCCCCGCGGCGACGGCGACGGCGACCTGACCGTGCAGGCCGTTCCGGCCGAACACGGCCCCTCCGACGGCGACCGCGACGACAGCGGCTACATCAACTCCCAGGTGATCGGCTTCGTGCTCTCGGGTACCGACCTGCCGACGGTGTACCTCAGCGGCGACAACGCGTCCGTCCGCGTGGCGGCCGAGATCGCGAACAAGGTGCAGCCCATCGACGTCGCGGTCCTCTTCGCCGGCGCTGCCCGCGTCGCGGCGAAGTTCGACGGCCGTCCCCTGACGCTCACCTCCGAGCGCGCCGCCGCCGTGGCCGCGGTGCTCGGCGCGAAGACCGTCCTGCCCGCCCACATCCAGGGCTGGGCCCACTTCTCCGAGGGCATCGACACGTTCCGGCCCGCCTTCGACGACGCCGGCCTGGCCCACGTGCTGGCGCTGGCCGAGCCGGGCGAGTGGAACGTCGTGGGCAAGCAGTCCTGA
- a CDS encoding DUF6236 family protein, with product MDPIALYYPYIHVRDDRWLKYAALYWPKLARLRPAGYPTLDSPVSRALRSEANWLVDVTPPAWAAQEVGRPFLELLESHEQSLRDRFALDRIHRRVGYRGSRRSVRRTSLSAGSYGRDLPDWLDYVHVGKMSPEWLGAAMVADLASTYEGRGETWVGMHPELAAVYTCALVERIATENRLHPVTDQELPHTAASGWTLDRLADVLLGTAPTSAARPDAEDGFVFSAFETVVPAGLDTVPVEKIIEVRTKFGAELDAFRRYVTEQSEKLAQLQDVRDVEVFREYLRDEVDRAVTDQLKQLRDRLRSVGLESVRGVVNVKSVAPPALVTIAADTVGLSPAIAGSATMAACVVAAPAQWRRQRRAAIRESPVGYLFQLDRELNPTGLIDRLRRAWPG from the coding sequence GTGGATCCGATCGCCTTGTACTACCCGTACATCCACGTCCGGGACGACCGGTGGCTGAAGTACGCCGCGTTGTACTGGCCCAAGCTGGCGCGGCTGCGGCCGGCCGGCTATCCGACACTCGATTCGCCGGTGTCGCGGGCGCTGCGCTCGGAGGCGAACTGGCTGGTGGACGTCACACCCCCGGCGTGGGCGGCGCAGGAGGTCGGGCGCCCGTTCCTCGAGTTGCTGGAGTCGCACGAGCAGAGTCTGCGGGACCGGTTCGCCCTCGACCGGATCCACCGCCGGGTCGGGTACCGAGGTTCCCGCCGGAGTGTGCGCAGGACGTCCCTGTCGGCCGGCTCCTACGGCCGGGACCTGCCCGATTGGCTCGACTACGTCCACGTCGGCAAGATGTCGCCCGAATGGCTCGGCGCCGCAATGGTGGCCGACCTGGCCTCGACGTACGAAGGCCGGGGCGAGACCTGGGTGGGCATGCACCCGGAGCTGGCGGCGGTCTACACGTGTGCGCTCGTCGAACGCATCGCGACCGAGAACCGACTCCACCCGGTCACCGACCAGGAGCTCCCCCACACGGCCGCGTCGGGCTGGACACTCGACCGCCTCGCCGACGTGCTTCTCGGCACGGCGCCGACCTCCGCGGCCCGCCCGGACGCCGAAGACGGGTTCGTGTTCTCGGCTTTCGAGACCGTCGTGCCCGCCGGGCTCGACACCGTGCCGGTCGAGAAGATCATCGAGGTCCGCACGAAGTTCGGTGCCGAGCTCGACGCCTTTCGCCGGTACGTGACGGAGCAGTCCGAAAAGCTCGCGCAGTTGCAGGACGTACGGGATGTGGAGGTGTTCCGCGAGTACCTTCGCGACGAGGTCGACCGCGCCGTGACGGATCAGCTGAAACAGCTGCGCGATCGCTTGCGCAGCGTCGGCCTGGAGTCGGTGCGCGGGGTGGTCAATGTGAAGTCCGTGGCCCCGCCCGCGCTGGTCACGATCGCGGCCGACACCGTCGGGCTGTCGCCGGCCATCGCCGGCTCCGCCACGATGGCCGCGTGCGTGGTGGCCGCGCCGGCGCAGTGGCGTCGGCAGCGGCGAGCCGCCATCCGCGAGTCACCGGTGGGCTATCTGTTCCAGCTCGACCGGGAGCTCAACCCGACCGGGCTGATCGATCGCCTGCGGCGCGCCTGGCCGGGGTGA
- a CDS encoding flavin reductase family protein: MRKDFDPADVAPFAFYRLLTATVVPRPIAWVSSTSASGVDNLAPHSFFTVASAAPPVLQFTSVGRKDTLRNVEATGQFVVNLAPEHLFEKINDTGTDFPPDHSEFDAAGLTREPSTKVKPPRVAQSPVAFECELHSTVGFGTSTVVFGRVVHVAVAEEMLDGDHPVIGRLRPLARLGGDEWGTVGDVKEISRIRFADWNR, translated from the coding sequence ATGCGCAAGGACTTCGATCCCGCCGACGTCGCCCCGTTCGCCTTCTACCGGCTGCTGACCGCCACCGTGGTGCCGCGGCCGATCGCGTGGGTGTCGAGCACCTCGGCGAGCGGCGTCGACAACCTCGCACCGCACTCGTTCTTCACGGTGGCCTCGGCCGCGCCGCCGGTGCTGCAGTTCACGTCGGTCGGGCGCAAGGACACGTTGCGCAACGTCGAGGCCACCGGGCAGTTCGTGGTGAACCTCGCGCCGGAGCACCTGTTCGAGAAGATCAACGACACGGGCACCGACTTCCCGCCCGACCACAGCGAGTTCGACGCCGCGGGCCTCACGCGCGAGCCCAGCACGAAAGTCAAGCCGCCGCGGGTGGCGCAGTCGCCGGTGGCGTTCGAGTGCGAGCTGCACAGCACGGTCGGGTTCGGCACGTCGACGGTGGTGTTCGGCCGCGTCGTGCACGTCGCGGTGGCCGAGGAGATGCTCGACGGCGACCACCCCGTGATCGGGCGGCTGCGGCCGCTGGCGCGCCTCGGCGGCGACGAGTGGGGCACCGTCGGCGACGTCAAGGAGATTTCGCGCATCCGGTTCGCCGACTGGAACCGGTAA
- a CDS encoding DUF305 domain-containing protein: MSTEADFEPDVDEPGERPTWSRWVVIGGSMLAVLLIGVAIGVFASRLTDGSDAAPATPGAGSVEVGFAQDMSTHHLQAVTMANWARDHSTDPEVRQLAFDIESSQTEQVGRMKGWLMLWDQPEQAPGAYMTWMTEPMGHAGMQMPTSSPANGAPMPGMATDAEIAKLRSLTGRAMDVDFLQLMLRHHKGGTAMAEYAQDHSNLPALKALCRSILVSQGAEINQMKLMLQARGAAPLPAS; the protein is encoded by the coding sequence GTGAGCACCGAAGCCGACTTCGAACCGGACGTCGACGAGCCCGGCGAGCGCCCCACGTGGTCCCGCTGGGTCGTCATCGGCGGGTCGATGCTCGCCGTGCTGCTCATCGGCGTGGCGATCGGCGTGTTCGCCTCGCGGCTCACCGACGGCAGCGACGCTGCGCCGGCGACCCCCGGCGCGGGTTCGGTCGAGGTCGGCTTCGCGCAGGATATGTCGACGCACCACCTGCAGGCCGTAACCATGGCCAACTGGGCCCGTGACCACAGCACGGACCCGGAGGTGCGGCAGCTCGCGTTCGACATCGAGTCGTCGCAGACCGAGCAGGTCGGGCGCATGAAGGGCTGGCTCATGCTGTGGGACCAGCCTGAGCAGGCGCCCGGCGCGTACATGACGTGGATGACCGAGCCGATGGGCCATGCGGGCATGCAGATGCCCACCAGCTCGCCGGCCAACGGCGCCCCGATGCCGGGCATGGCCACCGACGCGGAGATCGCCAAGCTGCGCTCGCTCACCGGCCGCGCGATGGACGTCGACTTCCTCCAGCTCATGCTGCGCCACCACAAGGGCGGCACGGCGATGGCGGAGTACGCGCAGGACCACTCGAACCTGCCGGCGCTGAAAGCGTTGTGCCGCAGCATCCTCGTGTCGCAGGGCGCGGAGATCAACCAGATGAAGCTGATGTTGCAGGCGCGCGGGGCGGCTCCGCTTCCCGCGTCCTGA